The window AATTGCCGCCCGCGCCTTCGGCGCCCTCGCCGACGCCGGCATCAACATCCTGGGCATCACGACCAGCGAGATCCGCATCACCTGCCTCGTCGCCGAAACCGAGGTCGAGCACGCGGCGCGCACCCTGCACACGGCGTTTGGGCTGGATGCGGACTCGGCGCAGTGAGGCGTGAGCTACACAGCCGGCGCGGAGGTCATTGGTAAACTCGGGCCGACTCGCGCGGGAGGCGGCGCGGTCGCTTACGGGACAGGCGCGACATGGTCGAAATGATGGTTGACAGCGTGCGCGTCAACCTGGTCAGTCCGAGCCGGGTGGTCGTCCTCAAGGAGTGCGACGGCGCTCGCTACCTGGCCATCATGATCGGCACCGCCGAGGCGGACGCCATTGCCGTCAAGCTGCAGGATCGGCAGGTCCAGCGTCCGCTCACCCATGATCTGCTGCGCTCGCTGGTCGACACGGTTGGTGCCGGCGTGCAGCACGTCTCGATCACCAAGATGGTCGATCAGATCTACTACGCCAACATCGCCATGACCTTCAACGGCCGGCAGCTGGAGGTCGACTGCCGGCCCAGCGACGCCATTGCGCTCG of the Chloroflexota bacterium genome contains:
- a CDS encoding bifunctional nuclease family protein: MVEMMVDSVRVNLVSPSRVVVLKECDGARYLAIMIGTAEADAIAVKLQDRQVQRPLTHDLLRSLVDTVGAGVQHVSITKMVDQIYYANIAMTFNGRQLEVDCRPSDAIALAVRVSVPILVDEEVLGQAGFEADQEQEDTESTDGDAEPVSEEKLEVFRKFIDQLDLDDFGRS